From a single Carassius auratus strain Wakin chromosome 38, ASM336829v1, whole genome shotgun sequence genomic region:
- the LOC113056908 gene encoding WD repeat-containing protein 35 isoform X2 yields MFIYLSKKIAIPNNTVLKCVSWNKDQGFIACGGEDGLLKVLKLETYTDDAKLKGLAAPSNLSMNQTLEGHSGAVQVVTWNEQYQKLTTSDQNGLIIVWMLYKGSWYEEMINNRNKSVVRSMSWNADGLKICIVYEDGAVIVGSVDGNRIWGKELKGTQLAHVAWSPDSKILLFGMANGEIHIYDNQGNFIMKMTMSCLANATGALSISGIHWYPGTEGYLEPDCPCLAVCFTNGHCQVMRHESDESPVIIETGMWHVASIQWNHCGSVLAIAGSLRNSGAEKDINAVQFYTPFGEHLRTLKVPGKQMTAVSWEGGGLRIGLAVDSYIYFANIRPDYKWGYCSNTVVYAYTRPDRLEYSVVFWDTKNNEKFVKYVKSLMSITTCGDFCILATKADDTHPQEDTETEAGSATGSATYALVLCNSIGTPQDSKYIDIDPLFVTMTKTHVIAASKEAFYVWQYRVAKKLTALEINQVAKTRKEGRERVYHIDDSPSGTSDGTLNFAKAFTATRDPICCITASDRVLLVGRESGILQRYSLPNITLLQKYSLTSRPYQLSLNCNSSRLAIIDITGVLTFLDVETRASSGDAEGGSTAGDPSKFERKDVWDMKWANDNPDLFSMMEKTRMYVFRNLDPEEPIQTSGFICHFEDLEIKSVLLDEIMRDPEVPNKDYLINFEIRSLRDSRALIEKVGIEDASQFIEDNPHPRLWRLLAEAALQKLDLKMAEQAFVRCRDYQGIEFVKRLSNLQSEAMKQAEVAAYFSRFEEAERMYLDMDRRDLAIGLRIKLGDWFRVLQLLKTGSGDSDDALLEQAYNAIGDYFADRQKWLNAVQYYLQGRNQERLAECYYMLEDYDGLERLANSLPENHKLLPDIGQMFVTVGMCEQAVSAFLKCNQPKAAVDACVHLNQWNKAVELAKDHSMKEIGPLLSKYASHLLEKNKTLEAVELYRKAHHFLDAAKLMFKIAEEEAKRRTRPLRVKKLYVLAALLVENFHTQIKSSQQSKIKGKKSEATSALAGLLEEDESSSDSRILDDAWRGAEAYHFFLLAQRQLYEGKVDAAMRTALHLRDYEDIIPAVEIYSLLAICSSANCAFGTCSRAFIKLESLETLTPDQRQLYEDLALEIFTKHSPRDTRQSQRDSLTDGPEGKLPTCIVTGRVISEFQFWMCSVCKHCAVEQEITQHNFCPLCHSPVG; encoded by the exons ATGTTTATTTATCTCAGTAAGAAG ATTGCGATTCCAAACAATACCGTTTTAAAGTGTGTGTCTTGGAACAAAGACCAAGGTTTCATCGCATGCGGAGGAGAGGATGGCCTTTTAAAAGTTCTCAAACTTGAGACTTATACAG atGATGCCAAACTGAAAGGCTTGGCAGCTCCCAGCAACCTCTCTATGAATCAGACACTGGAGGGACACAGTG GTGCAGTTCAGGTTGTGACTTGGAATGAACAATACCAGAAACTGACCACCAGTGACCAGAATGGGCTCATTATTGTCTGGATGCTTTACAAAG GTTCATGGTATGAAGAAATGATTAATAACAGGAATAAATCTGTGGTGAGGAGCATGAGCTGGAATGCTGATGGTCTGAAGATCTGTATTGTGTATGAGGACGGTGCTGTGATTGTGGGCTCGGTGGATG GTAACAGGATCTGGGGTAAAGAACTTAAGGGTACCCAGTTGGCACATGTGGCCTGGTCTCCAGACAGTAAGATCCTGCTGTTTGGGATGGCCAATGGAGAGATCCACATCTACGACAACCAGGGAAACTTCATT ATGAAGATGACCATGAGTTGTTTGGCCAATGCAACAGGTGCCCTCAGCATATCAGGTATTCACTGGTACCCCGGCACAGAGGGGTATCTGGAGCCAGACTGTCCCTGCCTAGCTGTTTGCTTCACTAACGGGCACTGCCAAGTGATGAGGCACGAGAGTGATGAAA GTCCTGTGATCATCGAGACGGGTATGTGGCATGTGGCCAGTATCCAGTGGAATCACTGTGGCAGTGTTCTAGCTATAGCAGGATCACTCAGAAACAGCGGAGCAGAGAAAGACATAAATGCTGTTCAGTTCTACACACCGTTTGGAGAG CACTTACGGACTCTGAAGGTTCCGGGCAAGCAGATGACTGCTGTATCATGGGAAGGTGGAGGACTACGAATTGGCCTAGCTGTAGattcttacatttattttgctaACATTCGGCCAGATTACAAG TGGGGTTACTGCAGTAACACAGTGGTGTATGCATACACACGGCCTGATAGACTGGAGTACAGTGTGGTGTTCTGGGACACTAAGAATAATGAGAAGTTTGTGAAATACGTCAAGAGTCTCATGTCCATCACCACATGTGGAGATTTTTGCATTTTGGCCACCAAAGCAGACGACACACATCCACAG gaggACACTGAGACTGAGGCTGGATCAGCTACTGGATCAGCTACG TATGCTCTGGTGTTGTGTAACTCCATTGGAACACCACAGGACTCTAAATATATTGACATCG ACCCTCTGTTTGTCACTATGACGAAGACTCACGTGATTGCTGCATCTAAGGAAGCATTTTATGTTTGGCAGTATCGTGTTGCTAAGAAACTCACTGCTCTTGAAATCAACCAGGTCGCCAAGACAAGAAAGGAAGGTCGAGAGAG GGTTTATCACATCGATGACAGTCCAAGCGGAACATCAGATGGGACACTGAACTTTGCCAAAGCCTTCACA gccACAAGAGATCCGATCTGCTGCATTACAGCATCAGACAGAGTGCTTCTAGTG GGCCGTGAGTCTGGTATCCTACAGAGATACAGCCTGCCCAACATCACCCTCCTGCAGAAATATTCCCTGACCTCCAGACCGTATCAGCTGTCCCTCAATTGTAACTCCAG CCGGCTGGCTATTATAGACATTACGGGTGTGTTGACGTTTTTGGACGTAGAGACACGGGCTTCGTCAGGGGATGCAGAGGGCGGGTCCACAGCTGGAGATCCATCCAAATTTGAGCGCAAGGATGTCTGGGATATGAAATGGGCTAATGACAACCCAGATCTGTTCTCCATGATGGAGAAAACCAGAATGTATGTCTTTAGAAACCTGGACCCAGAG GAACCGATTCAAACGTCTGGCTTCATCTGCCACTTTGAGGATCTGGAGATCAAATCTGTTCTTCTGGATGAGATCATGAGG GATCCAGAGGTTCCaaataaagattatttaataAACTTCGAGATCCGCTCGCTGAGGGACAGCAGGGCACTTATTGAGAAGGTTGGAATTGAAGATGCTTCTCAGTTTATTGAGGACAATCCCCATCCACGTCTCTG GCGTCTGTTGGCAGAAGCAGCACTGCAGAAGCTGGATTTGAAGATGGCTGAACAGGCGTTTGTGCGCTGTAGAGACTACCAGGGCATTGAATTTGTCAAGAGACTGAGCAACCTACAAAGTGAAGCCATGAAACAAGCCGAGGTAGCTGCTTACTTTAGCAGGTTTGAGGAGGCAGAGAGGATGTACCTGGACATGGACCGCAG GGATTTGGCAATAGGTTTGCGTATAAAGCTCGGTGACTGGTTCAGGGTTCTGCAGTTGTTAAAGACCGGATCAGGTGACTCTGATGATGCTCTTCTGGAGCAGGCCTACAACGCCATTGGAGACTATtttgcagacagacagaaatg GTTGAATGCAGTACAGTATTACCTTCAGGGTCGTAATCAGGAGCGTCTGGCTGAATGTTATTATATGCTGGAGGACTATGATGGTCTGGAGAGACTTGCAAACTCGCTACCAGAAAACCATAAACTGCTACCA gacatTGGCCAGATGTTTGTTACCGTGGGAATGTGTGAGCAGGCCGTCAGTGCATTTCTGAAATGTAACCAGCCCAAAGCAGCTGTGGATGCCTGTGTGCATCTAAACCAG TGGAACAAAGCTGTTGAACTTGCCAAAGACCACAGTATGAAGGAAATTGGCCCTCTGCTGTCCAAATACGCCTCGCATCTgctggagaaaaacaaaactctAGAGGCCGTAGAGCTCTACAGAAAAGCCCATCACTTCCTGGATGCTGCCAAACTCATGTTTAAG ATCGCAGAAGAAGAGGCGAAAAGGAGAACACGACCGCTGCGAGTGAAGAAGTTGTATGTGCTTGCTGCCCTGCTGGTGGAGAACTTCCACACCCAGATCAAAAGTTCACAGCAAAGCAAAATCAAGGGCAAGAAATCCGAG GCTACCAGTGCATTAGCAGGGCTGTTAGAGGAAGATGAGTCGTCTTCAGACAGCCGTATCCTGGATGACGCCTGGCGTGGGGCAGAGGCCTATCATTTCTTCCTGCTTGCGCAGAGACAGCTATACGAAGGCAAGGTGGACGCAGCCATGAGGACAG CTCTCCATCTCCGTGACTATGAGGATATCATCCCTGCTGTGGAGATTTACTCTCTGCTAGCCATCTGCTCATCTGCCAACTGTGCGTTTGGTACTTGCTCGCGCGCCTTTATTAAGCTGGAGTCTCTGGAAacactgactccagatcagagGCAGCTTTATGAAGACCTGGCCCTGGAGATCTTCACCAAACACAGCCCTCGAGACACCCGGCAAAGCCAGCGAGACAGTCTCACTGATGG gCCAGAGGGCAAGTTGCCTACCTGTATAGTGACAGGAAGAGTGATATCGGAGTTCCAGTTCTGGATGTGCAGTGTGTGTAAGCACTGTGCTGTGGAGCAGGAGATCACACAACACAACTTCTGTCCTCTCTGTCACTCCCCAGTGGGATAG
- the LOC113056909 gene encoding potassium voltage-gated channel subfamily S member 3-like: MVYGQVLHRQGPEESFINLNVGGFKQQVERMVLQRFPHTRLAKLLYCSSEAAILQLCDDYAASEREYYFDRNPCFFRYVLNFYHTGKIHLMEELCVFSFSQELEYWGIKELHLDACCSDRFQEQKEYTGDHDWGNDDDLQNQLQDSLDSSMEELSAFDKDLEKFEGTWCSEKRKELWLRLENPGYSCSAKIMAVFSLSVVLMSIVAMCVHSMPEFQRLDVNDKEVEDPVLAVFETFCVLWFSLEFILRLAVTPCMRKFLSNVLNIIDFASIVPFYATLAFETMDAEESEELENVGRVVQILRLMRIFRILKLARHSVGLRSLGATLRHSYHEVGLLILFLSVGISIFSVLIYFVEREDDESELQTIPVGWWWATISMTTVGYGDTYPITLAGKLIATLCIICGLLVVALPITIIFNKFSKYYQRQKALVDSEQLQPEDEKLPNLSMPFLYIGDLYGQKMTSLVRSTSSKSSAGSEGGVTDASSIQDVEIVCPTGMPQADKAT, encoded by the coding sequence ATGGTGTATGGGCAGGTCCTGCACCGCCAAGGCCCCGAGGAGAGCTTCATCAACCTCAACGTCGGCGGCTTTAAGCAGCAAGTGGAACGAATGGTGCTCCAACGCTTCCCCCACACACGATTGGCCAAACTTCTCTACTGCAGCTCAGAGGCTGCTATTCTCCAGCTTTGCGACGACTATGCAGCATCCGAACGCGAGTATTATTTTGACCGAAATCCGTGTTTTTTCCGCTATGTGCTCAATTTCTATCATACCGGAAAGATCCACCTGATGGAAGAgttgtgtgtgtttagtttcaGCCAGGAGTTGGAATATTGGGGCATCAAGGAGCTTCACCTGGACGCTTGCTGCAGCGACAGATTTCAAGAACAGAAAGAGTACACAGGAGATCACGACTGGGGAAATGACGATGACCTGCAGAACCAACTACAGGACAGCTTAGATTCATCTATGGAGGAACTGTCAGCATTTGACAAAGACCTGGAAAAGTTTGAGGGCACCTGGTGCTCCGAGAAGCGTAAGGAACTCTGGCTGCGACTGGAAAACCCGGGATATTCGTGCTCCGCAAAAATAATGGCAGTGTTTTCACTGAGTGTGGTACTGATGAGTATTGTGGCCATGTGCGTTCATAGCATGCCTGAGTTCCAAAGGCTGGACGTTAATGACAAAGAAGTGGAGGACCCAGTGTTGGCTGTGTTCGAGACCTTTTGCGTCCTCTGGTTTTCTCTCGAGTTCATCCTACGGTTAGCAGTCACACCATGTATGCGCAAATTCCTAAGCAATGTGCTAAACATCATCGATTTCGCCTCTATAGTTCCATTTTATGCCACGTTGGCGTTTGAAACCATGGATGCTGAGGAAAGCGAGGAGCTTGAGAACGTGGGAAGGGTCGTGCAAATCCTCCGCCTCATGCGTATCTTTCGCATCCTCAAACTGGCACGGCATTCGGTCGGGCTGCGTTCGCTTGGGGCAACGCTCCGTCACAGCTACCATGAGGTCGgactcctcatcctcttcctttCCGTGGGAATCTCCATTTTCTCAGTGCTCATCTATTTTGTGGAGAGGGAGGACGATGAGTCGGAATTGCAGACCATACCGGTGGGCTGGTGGTGGGCGACGATCAGCATGACCACGGTGGGATACGGCGACACGTATCCCATCACGTTGGCTGGGAAACTCATCGCCACCTTGTGCATCATTTGCGGCCTGCTTGTAGTCGCCCTTCCAATCACTATCATCTTCAACAAGTTCTCCAAGTACTACCAGAGACAGAAAGCCCTGGTGGACTCTGAGCAGCTTCAACCAGAGGACGAAAAACTGCCAAATCTCAGCATGCCTTTTCTTTACATAGGAGACCTCTACGGACAAAAGATGACTTCTCTGGTGCGTAGCACGTCCTCCAAGAGTAGTGCGGGGAGTGAGGGAGGCGTCACTGATGCTTCCAGCATTCAGGATGTTGAAATTGTCTGCCCTACTGGGATGCCACAGGCTGACAAAGCAACATAA
- the LOC113056908 gene encoding WD repeat-containing protein 35 isoform X1, which yields MFIYLSKKIAIPNNTVLKCVSWNKDQGFIACGGEDGLLKVLKLETYTDDAKLKGLAAPSNLSMNQTLEGHSGAVQVVTWNEQYQKLTTSDQNGLIIVWMLYKGSWYEEMINNRNKSVVRSMSWNADGLKICIVYEDGAVIVGSVDGNRIWGKELKGTQLAHVAWSPDSKILLFGMANGEIHIYDNQGNFIMKMTMSCLANATGALSISGIHWYPGTEGYLEPDCPCLAVCFTNGHCQVMRHESDESPVIIETGMWHVASIQWNHCGSVLAIAGSLRNSGAEKDINAVQFYTPFGEHLRTLKVPGKQMTAVSWEGGGLRIGLAVDSYIYFANIRPDYKWGYCSNTVVYAYTRPDRLEYSVVFWDTKNNEKFVKYVKSLMSITTCGDFCILATKADDTHPQEDTETEAGSATGSATAFNELSNQNTSKDRSKRRKYALVLCNSIGTPQDSKYIDIDPLFVTMTKTHVIAASKEAFYVWQYRVAKKLTALEINQVAKTRKEGRERVYHIDDSPSGTSDGTLNFAKAFTATRDPICCITASDRVLLVGRESGILQRYSLPNITLLQKYSLTSRPYQLSLNCNSSRLAIIDITGVLTFLDVETRASSGDAEGGSTAGDPSKFERKDVWDMKWANDNPDLFSMMEKTRMYVFRNLDPEEPIQTSGFICHFEDLEIKSVLLDEIMRDPEVPNKDYLINFEIRSLRDSRALIEKVGIEDASQFIEDNPHPRLWRLLAEAALQKLDLKMAEQAFVRCRDYQGIEFVKRLSNLQSEAMKQAEVAAYFSRFEEAERMYLDMDRRDLAIGLRIKLGDWFRVLQLLKTGSGDSDDALLEQAYNAIGDYFADRQKWLNAVQYYLQGRNQERLAECYYMLEDYDGLERLANSLPENHKLLPDIGQMFVTVGMCEQAVSAFLKCNQPKAAVDACVHLNQWNKAVELAKDHSMKEIGPLLSKYASHLLEKNKTLEAVELYRKAHHFLDAAKLMFKIAEEEAKRRTRPLRVKKLYVLAALLVENFHTQIKSSQQSKIKGKKSEATSALAGLLEEDESSSDSRILDDAWRGAEAYHFFLLAQRQLYEGKVDAAMRTALHLRDYEDIIPAVEIYSLLAICSSANCAFGTCSRAFIKLESLETLTPDQRQLYEDLALEIFTKHSPRDTRQSQRDSLTDGPEGKLPTCIVTGRVISEFQFWMCSVCKHCAVEQEITQHNFCPLCHSPVG from the exons ATGTTTATTTATCTCAGTAAGAAG ATTGCGATTCCAAACAATACCGTTTTAAAGTGTGTGTCTTGGAACAAAGACCAAGGTTTCATCGCATGCGGAGGAGAGGATGGCCTTTTAAAAGTTCTCAAACTTGAGACTTATACAG atGATGCCAAACTGAAAGGCTTGGCAGCTCCCAGCAACCTCTCTATGAATCAGACACTGGAGGGACACAGTG GTGCAGTTCAGGTTGTGACTTGGAATGAACAATACCAGAAACTGACCACCAGTGACCAGAATGGGCTCATTATTGTCTGGATGCTTTACAAAG GTTCATGGTATGAAGAAATGATTAATAACAGGAATAAATCTGTGGTGAGGAGCATGAGCTGGAATGCTGATGGTCTGAAGATCTGTATTGTGTATGAGGACGGTGCTGTGATTGTGGGCTCGGTGGATG GTAACAGGATCTGGGGTAAAGAACTTAAGGGTACCCAGTTGGCACATGTGGCCTGGTCTCCAGACAGTAAGATCCTGCTGTTTGGGATGGCCAATGGAGAGATCCACATCTACGACAACCAGGGAAACTTCATT ATGAAGATGACCATGAGTTGTTTGGCCAATGCAACAGGTGCCCTCAGCATATCAGGTATTCACTGGTACCCCGGCACAGAGGGGTATCTGGAGCCAGACTGTCCCTGCCTAGCTGTTTGCTTCACTAACGGGCACTGCCAAGTGATGAGGCACGAGAGTGATGAAA GTCCTGTGATCATCGAGACGGGTATGTGGCATGTGGCCAGTATCCAGTGGAATCACTGTGGCAGTGTTCTAGCTATAGCAGGATCACTCAGAAACAGCGGAGCAGAGAAAGACATAAATGCTGTTCAGTTCTACACACCGTTTGGAGAG CACTTACGGACTCTGAAGGTTCCGGGCAAGCAGATGACTGCTGTATCATGGGAAGGTGGAGGACTACGAATTGGCCTAGCTGTAGattcttacatttattttgctaACATTCGGCCAGATTACAAG TGGGGTTACTGCAGTAACACAGTGGTGTATGCATACACACGGCCTGATAGACTGGAGTACAGTGTGGTGTTCTGGGACACTAAGAATAATGAGAAGTTTGTGAAATACGTCAAGAGTCTCATGTCCATCACCACATGTGGAGATTTTTGCATTTTGGCCACCAAAGCAGACGACACACATCCACAG gaggACACTGAGACTGAGGCTGGATCAGCTACTGGATCAGCTACG GCATTTAATGAGCTGTCCAATCAAAACACCTCAAAGGATCGGTCTAAGAGGAGAAAG TATGCTCTGGTGTTGTGTAACTCCATTGGAACACCACAGGACTCTAAATATATTGACATCG ACCCTCTGTTTGTCACTATGACGAAGACTCACGTGATTGCTGCATCTAAGGAAGCATTTTATGTTTGGCAGTATCGTGTTGCTAAGAAACTCACTGCTCTTGAAATCAACCAGGTCGCCAAGACAAGAAAGGAAGGTCGAGAGAG GGTTTATCACATCGATGACAGTCCAAGCGGAACATCAGATGGGACACTGAACTTTGCCAAAGCCTTCACA gccACAAGAGATCCGATCTGCTGCATTACAGCATCAGACAGAGTGCTTCTAGTG GGCCGTGAGTCTGGTATCCTACAGAGATACAGCCTGCCCAACATCACCCTCCTGCAGAAATATTCCCTGACCTCCAGACCGTATCAGCTGTCCCTCAATTGTAACTCCAG CCGGCTGGCTATTATAGACATTACGGGTGTGTTGACGTTTTTGGACGTAGAGACACGGGCTTCGTCAGGGGATGCAGAGGGCGGGTCCACAGCTGGAGATCCATCCAAATTTGAGCGCAAGGATGTCTGGGATATGAAATGGGCTAATGACAACCCAGATCTGTTCTCCATGATGGAGAAAACCAGAATGTATGTCTTTAGAAACCTGGACCCAGAG GAACCGATTCAAACGTCTGGCTTCATCTGCCACTTTGAGGATCTGGAGATCAAATCTGTTCTTCTGGATGAGATCATGAGG GATCCAGAGGTTCCaaataaagattatttaataAACTTCGAGATCCGCTCGCTGAGGGACAGCAGGGCACTTATTGAGAAGGTTGGAATTGAAGATGCTTCTCAGTTTATTGAGGACAATCCCCATCCACGTCTCTG GCGTCTGTTGGCAGAAGCAGCACTGCAGAAGCTGGATTTGAAGATGGCTGAACAGGCGTTTGTGCGCTGTAGAGACTACCAGGGCATTGAATTTGTCAAGAGACTGAGCAACCTACAAAGTGAAGCCATGAAACAAGCCGAGGTAGCTGCTTACTTTAGCAGGTTTGAGGAGGCAGAGAGGATGTACCTGGACATGGACCGCAG GGATTTGGCAATAGGTTTGCGTATAAAGCTCGGTGACTGGTTCAGGGTTCTGCAGTTGTTAAAGACCGGATCAGGTGACTCTGATGATGCTCTTCTGGAGCAGGCCTACAACGCCATTGGAGACTATtttgcagacagacagaaatg GTTGAATGCAGTACAGTATTACCTTCAGGGTCGTAATCAGGAGCGTCTGGCTGAATGTTATTATATGCTGGAGGACTATGATGGTCTGGAGAGACTTGCAAACTCGCTACCAGAAAACCATAAACTGCTACCA gacatTGGCCAGATGTTTGTTACCGTGGGAATGTGTGAGCAGGCCGTCAGTGCATTTCTGAAATGTAACCAGCCCAAAGCAGCTGTGGATGCCTGTGTGCATCTAAACCAG TGGAACAAAGCTGTTGAACTTGCCAAAGACCACAGTATGAAGGAAATTGGCCCTCTGCTGTCCAAATACGCCTCGCATCTgctggagaaaaacaaaactctAGAGGCCGTAGAGCTCTACAGAAAAGCCCATCACTTCCTGGATGCTGCCAAACTCATGTTTAAG ATCGCAGAAGAAGAGGCGAAAAGGAGAACACGACCGCTGCGAGTGAAGAAGTTGTATGTGCTTGCTGCCCTGCTGGTGGAGAACTTCCACACCCAGATCAAAAGTTCACAGCAAAGCAAAATCAAGGGCAAGAAATCCGAG GCTACCAGTGCATTAGCAGGGCTGTTAGAGGAAGATGAGTCGTCTTCAGACAGCCGTATCCTGGATGACGCCTGGCGTGGGGCAGAGGCCTATCATTTCTTCCTGCTTGCGCAGAGACAGCTATACGAAGGCAAGGTGGACGCAGCCATGAGGACAG CTCTCCATCTCCGTGACTATGAGGATATCATCCCTGCTGTGGAGATTTACTCTCTGCTAGCCATCTGCTCATCTGCCAACTGTGCGTTTGGTACTTGCTCGCGCGCCTTTATTAAGCTGGAGTCTCTGGAAacactgactccagatcagagGCAGCTTTATGAAGACCTGGCCCTGGAGATCTTCACCAAACACAGCCCTCGAGACACCCGGCAAAGCCAGCGAGACAGTCTCACTGATGG gCCAGAGGGCAAGTTGCCTACCTGTATAGTGACAGGAAGAGTGATATCGGAGTTCCAGTTCTGGATGTGCAGTGTGTGTAAGCACTGTGCTGTGGAGCAGGAGATCACACAACACAACTTCTGTCCTCTCTGTCACTCCCCAGTGGGATAG